In one Pseudomonas sp. SG20056 genomic region, the following are encoded:
- a CDS encoding glutathione S-transferase family protein, translating to MSLTLIIGDKTYSSWSLRAALALELTGAPYAEQLITLNRPDTRALIFQHSPTGKVPLLISDDGAIWDSLAIGEYLAECFPAAQLWPQARAARALARSACAEMHSGFVALRSHLPMDLKRNQALAEIPADAMADIQRICALWAECRQRFGKGGDFLFGQACLADAFFAPVAARLRSYQVALPAEAAAYVETIYQWPAFQRWYQAAQEEHLA from the coding sequence ATGTCACTTACTCTGATTATTGGCGACAAAACCTACTCGTCCTGGTCGTTGCGTGCGGCACTGGCGCTGGAGTTGACCGGCGCGCCCTATGCCGAACAGCTGATTACCCTGAATCGGCCTGATACCCGCGCGCTCATTTTTCAGCACTCGCCGACCGGCAAGGTGCCGTTGCTGATCAGCGACGACGGCGCCATCTGGGACTCCCTGGCGATTGGCGAATACCTGGCCGAATGCTTTCCCGCTGCCCAGCTGTGGCCGCAAGCCCGGGCTGCCCGCGCGCTGGCACGCAGTGCCTGTGCCGAGATGCACAGCGGTTTTGTCGCGCTGCGCAGTCATCTGCCGATGGACCTCAAACGCAATCAGGCGCTGGCTGAAATTCCGGCTGATGCCATGGCCGATATCCAGCGCATCTGCGCCCTGTGGGCCGAGTGCCGGCAGCGCTTTGGTAAGGGCGGGGACTTCCTGTTTGGTCAGGCCTGTCTGGCGGATGCCTTCTTCGCTCCGGTGGCGGCGCGCTTGCGCAGCTATCAGGTGGCGCTGCCGGCAGAGGCTGCCGCCTATGTCGAGACGATCTATCAGTGGCCGGCGTTTCAGCGCTGGTACCAAGCCGCCCAGGAGGAACATCTGGCGTGA
- a CDS encoding HPP family protein: MTVSLSERALSCVGAVLGLLFSGWLCHEVLGSASPWLIAPMGASAVLLFAVPASPLAQPWSIIGGNLICALIGVSCATWLGHDAWVAALAGGVAIAGMFALRCLHPPGGAVALTAVLAGPEVAQLGYHFALYPVGLNSIGLLLIALLFNNALRRQYPHRPLEHGNVHKTHDPIPRDRLGFTPADLDAVLKARGELLDISREDLEEILLQTEARAYQRRFGEVRCGDIMSRDVQTLTEHASLAEARLSLHEHRLSGMPVLNSQGELQGMLSLHDLLLADVDAQTVSQCMRRQAPTCRADWPVTYLLQMLTDSDVHRLPVVDEHHRLLGIVSQSDLLAALFRMSLQSPAAGAG; encoded by the coding sequence ATGACGGTCAGTCTGAGTGAGCGGGCGCTGAGCTGTGTCGGCGCGGTGCTGGGGCTGCTGTTCAGTGGCTGGCTTTGTCATGAGGTGTTGGGCAGTGCCAGCCCTTGGCTGATCGCACCTATGGGCGCCTCTGCCGTGCTGCTGTTCGCCGTGCCGGCCAGCCCTCTGGCGCAGCCCTGGTCGATTATCGGTGGCAATCTGATCTGCGCCCTGATTGGGGTGAGCTGCGCCACCTGGCTCGGTCACGATGCGTGGGTGGCCGCGTTGGCTGGCGGCGTGGCGATTGCCGGAATGTTTGCCTTGCGCTGTCTGCATCCGCCGGGTGGCGCGGTGGCGCTGACGGCGGTGCTGGCCGGGCCGGAAGTGGCCCAGCTGGGCTACCACTTCGCCCTCTACCCGGTGGGGTTGAACTCGATTGGCCTGCTGCTGATCGCGCTGTTGTTCAATAACGCCTTGCGCCGGCAGTATCCGCACCGCCCGCTTGAGCATGGCAACGTGCACAAGACCCATGACCCGATCCCCCGTGATCGCCTGGGCTTCACCCCGGCGGATCTGGATGCGGTGCTCAAGGCGCGCGGCGAGTTGCTGGATATTTCCCGCGAAGACCTGGAGGAGATTCTCCTGCAAACCGAGGCGCGGGCTTATCAGCGGCGCTTTGGTGAAGTGCGCTGTGGCGACATCATGTCCCGCGATGTGCAGACCCTGACGGAGCACGCCAGCCTTGCCGAGGCGCGATTGAGCCTGCATGAGCACCGGCTAAGCGGCATGCCGGTGCTCAACTCGCAGGGCGAATTGCAGGGCATGCTAAGCCTGCATGATCTGTTGCTGGCCGACGTCGATGCCCAGACTGTCAGCCAATGCATGCGCCGGCAAGCGCCGACCTGTCGCGCCGACTGGCCGGTGACCTACCTGCTGCAGATGCTTACAGATAGCGACGTGCATCGGCTGCCCGTGGTGGATGAGCACCATCGCTTGCTGGGTATCGTCAGCCAGTCCGACCTGCTGGCGGCGCTGTTCCGTATGTCACTGCAGAGTCCCGCAGCGGGCGCGGGTTAA
- a CDS encoding cob(I)yrinic acid a,c-diamide adenosyltransferase: MGYRLSKIYTRTGDAGETGLADGRRVTKDHPRVDAMGEVDTLNSHIGLLLAELAEQQAQCPRLTEIIEVLAPCQHRLFDLGGELAMPDYQALQTPEIERLEAAIDRWNEEVGPLENFILPGGSRLVAQAHVCRSLARSAERRCQHLNAVEPLRGVGLAYVNRLSDLLFVAARLIAKRQGIAEVLWQAAAIQ; this comes from the coding sequence ATGGGTTACCGTCTCTCGAAAATCTACACCCGCACCGGCGACGCCGGCGAAACCGGTCTGGCCGATGGCCGCCGCGTGACCAAGGACCACCCTCGGGTGGATGCCATGGGCGAGGTCGACACACTGAACAGCCATATCGGCCTGCTGCTGGCCGAACTGGCCGAACAGCAAGCCCAGTGCCCGAGACTGACCGAGATTATCGAGGTGCTAGCGCCCTGCCAGCACCGCCTATTTGATCTCGGCGGCGAACTGGCGATGCCCGACTACCAGGCCCTGCAGACCCCGGAAATCGAGCGATTGGAAGCAGCCATCGACCGCTGGAACGAAGAAGTCGGCCCGCTGGAGAATTTTATCCTGCCAGGCGGCTCGCGCCTGGTCGCCCAGGCCCATGTGTGCCGCAGCCTGGCTCGCAGCGCCGAGCGCCGCTGCCAGCACCTGAACGCCGTGGAGCCGCTGCGCGGCGTCGGCCTGGCCTACGTCAACCGCCTGTCCGACCTGCTGTTCGTCGCCGCGCGACTGATCGCCAAACGTCAGGGCATCGCTGAAGTGCTCTGGCAGGCGGCTGCGATACAATAG
- a CDS encoding RluA family pseudouridine synthase has product MPVEARSPSNMRPSTLHLPRGNWVTVFECLCAHFPAIAPAVWQERIVRGRVLNAQGQPLDMAASYREGLKVHYFREVPAETPIPFEETLLHVDEHLLVADKPHFLPVMPAGEYVEQTLQARLAKRLGNADLVPLHRIDRHTAGLVLFSTNRESRGQYQALFRLRQMDKCYEALAAALPQLDFPLLRATRLEGAEPFFRMQEVAGEANTETRIEVAQRLGEYWLYRLYPVTGKKHQLRVHLAALGAPILNDPFYPEVTDAPDAPDDYSKPLKLLAKGLSFIDPLSGERRTFESQLSLL; this is encoded by the coding sequence ATGCCTGTAGAAGCCCGTTCCCCGTCGAATATGCGCCCCAGCACCCTGCATTTGCCGCGTGGCAACTGGGTGACGGTGTTCGAATGCCTGTGCGCGCATTTTCCGGCGATAGCACCGGCGGTGTGGCAGGAGCGGATCGTCCGCGGTCGGGTGCTGAACGCGCAGGGCCAGCCGCTCGACATGGCGGCGTCTTATCGCGAAGGACTCAAGGTGCACTACTTTCGCGAAGTGCCGGCGGAAACGCCGATTCCCTTCGAAGAGACCCTGCTGCATGTCGATGAGCACCTGCTAGTGGCGGACAAACCGCATTTTCTGCCGGTGATGCCAGCCGGCGAATATGTCGAGCAGACTCTGCAGGCGCGCCTGGCCAAGCGCCTGGGCAATGCCGACCTGGTGCCGCTGCACCGGATTGATCGGCACACTGCCGGCCTGGTGCTGTTTTCTACTAACCGCGAGAGCCGTGGTCAGTACCAGGCGCTGTTTCGCCTGCGGCAGATGGACAAGTGCTACGAGGCGCTGGCGGCGGCTTTGCCGCAGCTGGACTTCCCGCTGCTGCGGGCGACGCGGCTGGAAGGCGCCGAGCCGTTCTTTCGCATGCAGGAAGTGGCCGGTGAGGCCAATACCGAAACCCGCATCGAGGTCGCCCAGCGCTTGGGCGAGTACTGGCTGTACCGGCTGTATCCGGTCACGGGCAAGAAGCACCAGCTGCGCGTGCACCTCGCCGCACTGGGCGCGCCGATCCTCAATGACCCGTTTTATCCCGAGGTCACCGATGCTCCCGATGCGCCGGATGACTACAGCAAGCCGCTCAAGCTGCTGGCCAAGGGGCTGAGCTTTATCGACCCGCTGAGCGGCGAGCGGCGCACATTCGAAAGCCAACTCAGTCTGCTCTGA
- the secA gene encoding preprotein translocase subunit SecA yields the protein MFAPLLKKLFGSKNEREVKRMLKAVQAVNAFEEQMLALSDEQLRAKTEEFKARLAKGETLDQLLAEAFAVAREAGKRVMGMRHFDVQLIGGMTLHEGKIAEMRTGEGKTLVATLAVYLNALSGKGVHVVTVNDYLARRDANWMRPLYEFLGMSVGIVTPFMPPEEKREAYAADITYGTNNEFGFDYLRDNMAFSLEDKFQRELNFAVIDEVDSILIDEARTPLIISGQAEDSSRLYTEINKLIPRLKLHVEEEEGVVTQEGHYKVDEKARQVELNEAGHQYVEEMLTEVGLLAEGESLYSAHNLGLLTHVYSGLRAHKLFNRNVEYIVQNNQVLLIDEHTGRTMPGRRLSEGLHQAIEAKEGLPIQAESQTLASTTFQNYFRLYSKLSGMTGTADTEAFEFHQIYGLAVIVIPTNRALARKDFNDLVYLTAEEKYAAIVTDIKESMALGRPVLVGTATIETSEHMSKLLNQEGIEHKVLNAKFHEKEAEIIAQAGRPGALTIATNMAGRGTDILLGGNWEVEVANLENPTPEQIAQIKADWQKRHQQVIESGGLHVIASERHESRRIDNQLRGRAGRQGDPGSSRFYLSLEDSLMRIFASDRVKNFMKALGMQSGEAIEHRMVSNAIEKAQRKVEGRNFDMRKQLLEFDDVANEQRKVIYHMRNTLLAADNIGETIAEFRQEVLDHTINQHIAPQSLPEQWDIAGLEEALYSGFNLRLPIQQWLDDDHKLYEETLRARILEELVSAYNEKENEASAEALRTFEKQILLRVLDDLWKDHLSTMDHLRHGIHLRGYAQKNPKQEYKRESFTLFQELLDSIKRDTIRVLSHVQVRREDPAEEEARLRREAEALAERMQFQHAEASALLPQVAEEEGDVAVAVAPVRTEPKIGRNEPCPCGSGKKYKHCHGQVS from the coding sequence ATGTTTGCGCCTTTGTTGAAAAAACTCTTTGGAAGCAAGAACGAGCGTGAAGTCAAACGCATGCTCAAGGCGGTACAAGCCGTCAATGCCTTCGAGGAGCAGATGCTTGCCCTTTCCGATGAGCAACTGCGTGCCAAGACGGAGGAGTTCAAAGCTCGTCTGGCCAAAGGTGAAACCCTTGATCAGCTGCTCGCCGAAGCCTTTGCGGTAGCCCGCGAAGCCGGCAAGCGCGTGATGGGCATGCGCCACTTCGACGTGCAGTTGATTGGTGGTATGACCCTGCACGAAGGCAAGATCGCCGAGATGCGCACCGGTGAGGGTAAGACCCTGGTGGCGACCCTGGCGGTGTACCTCAATGCACTGTCCGGCAAGGGCGTGCATGTGGTGACGGTCAACGATTACCTGGCACGCCGCGACGCCAACTGGATGCGTCCGCTGTATGAATTCCTCGGTATGAGCGTGGGCATCGTGACCCCCTTTATGCCGCCCGAAGAGAAGCGTGAAGCCTACGCCGCCGATATCACCTACGGCACCAACAACGAATTCGGTTTCGATTACCTGCGCGACAACATGGCCTTCAGCCTGGAAGACAAATTCCAGCGCGAGCTGAATTTCGCCGTGATCGACGAAGTTGACTCCATTCTGATCGACGAAGCACGCACCCCGCTGATCATCTCCGGCCAGGCCGAAGACAGCTCGCGCCTCTACACCGAGATCAACAAGCTGATCCCGCGCCTCAAGCTGCATGTTGAGGAAGAAGAGGGCGTGGTCACGCAGGAAGGTCACTACAAGGTCGACGAGAAGGCCCGTCAGGTCGAGCTGAACGAAGCGGGCCACCAGTATGTTGAAGAGATGCTCACCGAAGTCGGCCTGCTGGCTGAGGGTGAGAGCCTGTATTCGGCGCACAACCTGGGCCTGCTGACCCATGTGTACTCGGGCCTGCGTGCGCACAAGCTGTTCAACCGCAACGTTGAATACATCGTGCAGAATAACCAGGTGCTGCTGATCGACGAGCACACCGGCCGTACCATGCCCGGCCGTCGTCTGTCCGAGGGCCTGCACCAGGCCATCGAAGCCAAAGAAGGTTTGCCGATCCAGGCTGAGAGCCAGACCCTGGCCTCGACCACCTTCCAGAACTACTTCCGTCTGTACAGCAAGCTGTCCGGCATGACCGGTACTGCTGATACCGAAGCATTCGAATTCCATCAGATCTATGGCTTGGCGGTGATCGTGATTCCGACCAATCGTGCTTTGGCGCGTAAGGACTTCAACGATCTGGTCTACCTGACTGCGGAAGAGAAGTACGCCGCCATCGTCACCGACATCAAGGAAAGCATGGCCCTGGGGCGTCCGGTGCTGGTCGGTACGGCCACCATCGAAACCTCCGAGCACATGTCCAAGCTGCTCAATCAGGAAGGCATCGAGCACAAGGTGCTCAACGCCAAGTTCCACGAGAAGGAAGCGGAAATCATTGCTCAGGCCGGTCGTCCGGGCGCGCTGACCATTGCCACCAACATGGCCGGTCGTGGTACCGACATCCTGCTGGGCGGCAACTGGGAAGTGGAAGTTGCCAACCTGGAAAACCCCACGCCTGAGCAGATCGCACAGATCAAGGCCGATTGGCAGAAGCGTCATCAGCAGGTGATCGAGTCGGGCGGCCTGCATGTGATCGCCTCCGAGCGTCACGAATCGCGGCGTATCGACAACCAGCTGCGTGGTCGTGCCGGCCGTCAGGGTGACCCAGGTTCCAGCCGCTTCTACCTGTCGCTGGAAGACAGCCTGATGCGCATCTTTGCCTCGGATCGGGTAAAGAACTTTATGAAGGCTCTAGGCATGCAGTCCGGTGAAGCTATCGAGCACCGCATGGTCAGCAACGCCATCGAAAAGGCCCAGCGCAAGGTTGAAGGTCGTAACTTCGACATGCGTAAGCAACTGCTGGAATTCGACGACGTGGCTAACGAGCAGCGCAAGGTGATCTATCACATGCGCAACACGCTGCTGGCGGCCGACAACATCGGCGAAACCATTGCCGAGTTCCGTCAGGAAGTGCTGGATCACACCATCAACCAGCATATCGCGCCGCAGTCGCTGCCTGAGCAGTGGGATATCGCTGGCCTGGAAGAGGCGCTTTACAGCGGTTTCAACCTGCGTCTGCCGATTCAGCAGTGGCTCGATGATGACCACAAGTTGTACGAAGAGACCCTGCGTGCGCGCATTCTTGAAGAGCTGGTCAGCGCCTACAACGAGAAAGAAAACGAAGCCAGCGCCGAAGCCCTGCGCACCTTCGAGAAGCAGATTCTCCTGCGTGTCCTCGACGACCTGTGGAAAGACCACCTGTCGACCATGGACCACCTGCGTCACGGTATTCACCTGCGCGGCTATGCGCAGAAGAACCCCAAGCAGGAATACAAGCGCGAGTCTTTCACCCTGTTCCAGGAACTGCTGGATTCGATCAAGCGCGACACCATCCGCGTTCTTTCGCATGTGCAAGTGCGCCGTGAAGACCCGGCTGAAGAAGAGGCTCGTTTGCGTCGTGAGGCCGAAGCATTGGCCGAGCGCATGCAGTTCCAGCACGCCGAAGCCTCGGCGCTGCTGCCGCAAGTCGCCGAAGAAGAGGGTGATGTAGCGGTTGCCGTGGCGCCGGTGCGCACCGAGCCGAAGATCGGCCGCAATGAGCCGTGCCCCTGTGGTTCCGGCAAGAAGTACAAGCACTGCCACGGCCAGGTTAGTTAA
- the argJ gene encoding bifunctional glutamate N-acetyltransferase/amino-acid acetyltransferase ArgJ, whose amino-acid sequence MAVGLGPLSTLHPVPGFELGIASAGIKRPGRKDVVVMRCAEGSSVAGVFTLNAFCAAPVILAKKRVLGSVRYLLTNTGNANAGTGEPGLANATRTCAALAQLAGVDEGAVLPFSTGVIGEPLPVEKIEGALQAALDDLSENHWAEAATGIMTTDTLPKGASRQFVHDGVIVTVTGISKGAGMIKPNMATMLGYIATDAKVAQAVLQDLLRDAANKSFNRITIDGDTSTNDCCMLIATGKAALPEISQASGDLFAKLKEAVFSVCMEVAQAIVRDGEGATKFVTVQVNGGATHQECLDVGYAVAHSPLIKTALFASDPNWGRILAAVGRAGVAQLDVSLIDVFLGDVCIASRGCRAVSYTEEQGAAVMAKEEITIRIELGRGGCSENIWTTDLSHEYVKINAEYRT is encoded by the coding sequence ATGGCTGTTGGTCTTGGCCCGTTGTCTACCCTGCACCCGGTTCCAGGTTTCGAACTGGGCATCGCTTCGGCGGGCATCAAGCGCCCAGGGCGCAAGGATGTGGTAGTGATGCGATGTGCCGAAGGCTCCAGCGTAGCGGGTGTGTTCACCCTCAATGCGTTCTGCGCCGCGCCGGTGATTCTGGCCAAGAAGCGTGTGCTGGGCAGCGTGCGTTACCTGTTGACCAATACCGGTAATGCCAACGCCGGCACCGGCGAGCCTGGCCTTGCGAATGCCACGCGCACTTGCGCTGCCTTGGCTCAGCTGGCTGGTGTGGATGAGGGTGCTGTGCTGCCGTTCTCCACCGGGGTGATTGGTGAGCCGCTGCCGGTCGAGAAGATCGAAGGCGCGCTGCAGGCGGCTCTCGACGACTTGTCCGAGAACCACTGGGCCGAGGCTGCCACCGGCATCATGACCACCGACACCCTGCCCAAAGGGGCCAGCCGCCAGTTTGTTCACGATGGTGTGATTGTCACGGTGACTGGCATCAGCAAGGGCGCGGGGATGATCAAGCCGAACATGGCGACCATGCTCGGTTATATCGCCACCGACGCCAAGGTGGCTCAGGCCGTACTGCAGGACCTGTTGCGCGATGCGGCGAACAAGTCATTTAACCGCATCACAATCGACGGCGACACCTCGACCAACGACTGCTGCATGTTGATCGCCACTGGCAAGGCCGCCTTGCCGGAAATCAGCCAGGCCAGCGGCGACCTGTTCGCCAAACTCAAGGAAGCGGTATTCAGCGTGTGCATGGAAGTGGCTCAGGCCATCGTGCGCGACGGTGAAGGCGCGACCAAGTTTGTCACCGTGCAGGTCAATGGCGGTGCAACCCATCAGGAGTGCCTGGACGTCGGTTATGCCGTAGCCCATTCGCCGCTGATCAAGACCGCGCTGTTTGCTTCCGACCCGAACTGGGGGCGCATTCTCGCCGCCGTGGGCCGCGCTGGCGTGGCGCAGCTGGATGTCAGCCTGATCGACGTATTCCTTGGTGACGTGTGCATTGCCAGCCGTGGCTGCCGTGCCGTCAGCTACACCGAAGAGCAGGGCGCCGCAGTGATGGCCAAGGAAGAGATCACCATCCGCATCGAGCTGGGCCGCGGTGGTTGCAGTGAGAACATCTGGACCACCGATCTGTCCCACGAGTACGTGAAGATCAACGCCGAGTACCGCACCTGA
- a CDS encoding Nudix family hydrolase → MKRIHVAAAVIRGVDGQILLAKRPEDKHQGGLWEFPGGKVEASETVQAALARELEEELGIRPSAARPLIQVRHDYPDKQVLLDVWEVSAFTGEPHGAEGQPLAWVSPRQLADYEFPAANRPIVAAARLPERYLITPEGLSGPELLRGIQAALKSGIRLLQLRAPAMFDAQYRDIAVDALGLCAGKAQLMLKGPLEWLGDFPAAGWHLTAQQLRELSAGGRPFPAERWLAASCHSTQELQLATQMGVDFITLSPVQATQTHPDAQPLGWAQVAELLQGFNQPAYLLGGVTPADVERAWQVGAQGVAGIRAFWPE, encoded by the coding sequence GTGAAGCGTATTCATGTAGCCGCCGCGGTTATTCGTGGTGTGGATGGGCAGATACTGCTCGCCAAACGTCCCGAGGATAAGCATCAGGGCGGCCTCTGGGAGTTTCCCGGTGGCAAGGTCGAGGCCAGCGAGACGGTGCAGGCAGCCCTGGCCCGTGAGCTGGAAGAGGAACTGGGTATTCGCCCCAGTGCCGCGCGGCCGCTGATTCAGGTGCGTCACGATTACCCGGACAAGCAGGTGTTGCTGGACGTCTGGGAGGTCTCGGCGTTTACCGGCGAGCCCCATGGTGCCGAAGGTCAGCCGCTGGCCTGGGTCAGCCCTCGGCAGTTGGCTGATTATGAGTTTCCCGCCGCCAATCGGCCGATTGTCGCGGCGGCGCGTTTGCCCGAGCGTTATCTGATTACCCCTGAGGGGCTGAGTGGGCCCGAGCTGCTGCGCGGTATTCAGGCCGCGCTGAAAAGCGGTATTCGTTTGCTGCAGCTGCGCGCCCCGGCGATGTTCGATGCGCAGTACCGCGATATTGCCGTGGATGCCCTCGGCCTCTGTGCCGGCAAGGCGCAGCTGATGCTCAAGGGGCCGTTGGAGTGGCTGGGCGACTTTCCCGCCGCTGGCTGGCACCTGACGGCGCAGCAATTGCGCGAGTTGAGCGCAGGTGGCCGGCCATTCCCGGCAGAGCGCTGGCTGGCGGCTTCTTGCCACAGTACGCAGGAGCTGCAACTGGCCACGCAGATGGGCGTGGACTTCATCACCCTGTCCCCTGTGCAAGCCACCCAGACTCATCCTGATGCGCAGCCGCTGGGCTGGGCCCAGGTCGCCGAGCTGTTGCAGGGCTTTAATCAGCCGGCCTATCTGCTGGGTGGGGTAACCCCGGCCGATGTGGAGCGGGCCTGGCAAGTGGGGGCTCAGGGCGTGGCGGGGATTCGCGCATTCTGGCCGGAGTAA